CTCTTTTTGGTGCAGCTCAGACCGGGCTGAAGCTTCTTGAGTTGGCTTTAAAGATGGGGCTTAGAACCATAGTCTATACCCAGTCGCGCAAAATGGCTGAACTTCTGGCCATCTGGATGCAGGATAAGGGCAAAGCTTTCAAAGATAAAGTCTGCGCTTACCGGGCTGGCTTTCTACCTGAAGAGCGGCGAAACATCGAGGCTAGGCTATCCAGGGGAGATCTTCTGGCTGTGGTTTCTACCAGTGCCCTGGAACTGGGGATTGATATTGGACATCTGGATTTGTGCCTGATGGTAGGTTATCCTGGTTCAATTATGGCTACTTGGCAGCGCATGGGCCGGGTAGGCAGGAGCGGACAGGAAGCCGCAGCCATTTTTATTGGCCATGAGGATGCCCTGGATCAGTATTTTCTCCACCATCCCAAAGAATTTTTAGGCCTTGAGCCGGAAAAGGCAGTGATTAATCCTTATAATCCGGTGATAATGGGCCGGCACCTGGTCTGTGCAGCAGCAGATTTGCCTGTTAAAGCAGACGAAGAAATGTTGCAGAATAAAGAAGCGCAAAAGGAAATAGACTGTCTGTTGGCCTCTGGAAAACTTATTGCTTCTGCTGACAGGTCAGAATTCTATGCACCCGGCAAATATCCTCATCGTCATGTTGATATCCGAGGTAGTGGGCAAATATTTAACCTCTTTGCCGGGCAAGAAAGAAAGTATATTGGGCATATTGATGAGTACCGGGCCTATCATGAAACCCATCCCGGGGCCATTTATCTACATATGGGCGAAACCTACCTGGTCCAGAATCTGGACCCGGACACAAGGTCGGTTCAGCTAAAAGCAATGAAAGCACCTTATTTTACACGGGTCAGAACAGAAAAGAGCACAGAGATTCTTAAAGTGTTCCGGGCCAAAACAGTGGGCCGGGTTCAGATATTTCATGGCAAGTTAAGAGTAACGGAAAAGATTGTCGGTTATGAAAAGAGGTTGACTTACGGGCAAAGATTTTTAGGGGTCGCACCCCTTAACCTTCCGCCTCTGATCTTTGAAACCGAAGGTATGTGGCTGGCTATTCCTAAGGACATTCAGGATAAGATTGAACAAAAGTTTCTGCATTTTATGGGCGGGATACATGCCCTGGAGCATATTTTGATAGCCATCATGCCTTTGCTGATTTTAACTGACCGCAATGATCTGGGCGGTATTTCCATACCGATGCATGCACAGGTACAGGGACCGGCTGTTTTTATTTATGACGGCATACCCGGAGGACTGGGGCTGACTGCCCAGGCCTTTGTCCAGGCCAGGGAGTTGCTTGAACGGGCAGATGGGGTCATTGGGGCATGTGATTGTGAAAATGGTTGTCCCAAATGTGTGCACTCGCCCAAATGCGGCTCTGGCAATCGTCCTCTGGATAAAGAAGCAGCGGGCTTAATCCTGGATATGATTCTGGAGGAGAAGGATAGAGAAGAAATAATAGCGATTGCCATGCCAGAAATCAAAAAGGATTCTCCGGTAAAGGTCAGGCAAGAGGCGCCTGCAAAAAATAAAGTCGATTCCGGGCAAAGTTATGTACCTCCTGGGCGAGAGGAGTTGGTTCTTAGTGAGTCACAATCCGAAAAAACGATTTTTTACAGTTATGTCAAGGAAAACCAAAGGTTTGCTGTTCTGGATATTGAAACCAGGCGTTCGGCACAGGAAGTGGGCGGCTGGGGCAATGCCCACAAAATGGGCATTAGTTGTGTGGTTGTTTATGACGGGCAAAAAGACAGTTTCCTGACCTTTATGCAGGAGGAAGTGCCTGACCTTATTAGCTATTTGACAGGCGTGGACCTGGTGGTAGGGTTTAATATTTTAAAATTTGACTACAACGTGCTAAAAGGACACTCTGACTTTGATTTGCACTCCTTGCCTACTTTGGATATTCTAAACAGGGTGCATACGCGACTCGGATACAGACTCTCCTTAGATCACCTGGCCAAGTATACCCTGGGGGTTAGTAAAAGCGCCAACGGTCTGTTGGCCCTTAGATGGTGGAAAGAGGGAAAGATAGACAAGATTATCGACTATTGTCGGCAGGATGTGGCCATTACCAGGGATTTGTACCTATTTGGCCGTGATAATGGATATCTACTTTTTCGAAACAAAGCCAAAAAAATAGTCCGGGTACCAGTAGATTGGTAAAGCCTTTTGAGATTGAGAAGTTGAGAAGGAGACAGGAGAGAGGCGAGGTCGGTAGGAACACAGTTCCGCACCGTGGGCCGGTTTTTGGTGGAGCTATGAGCTTATGCGCGGAGGTCAATAGACTCCACGAGTTTACGTGGGGGTAAAAGTCAGACGAATTACGAGGGAAACATGGATCTTCAACTTGCAGCTGAAAAAAATCCTATTTTGGGCCAGGAATTTTTAACTTGGCTCTGGTTTAAAAGTGAAGAAACCAATGGTTTGTTTGAGACCGGGGGTGGTCAGAGTTTTGCTCTGTATTTTGGGCAGAAGATTGCTGTCCAGGGCGGTGAAGGAGAGAGTGTGGAAAAGGCTGTCTGCTCAGGACTTATGTCTGAATTAAAAGAAGCCCGACAGGGACTTAGGACAGGTAAAAAGGTCGTACAGGCCATAGTCAGGATGGAGCAGGATACCAATGCTTGGCAGCTTCAGCTTAATGCAGATAATTTTGCCATTTCAGGGCTAAAAACACCAAAGGTGGACATGAAACTGGAAGAAGGAGATGATCCGGATGCCAGATTTTTAGAAAAGATGTATCTTGTGGAAAAGAGTCTGGAGTTTTTGGATTCGGTTTATGAACAATTTTTGAGACTTAGGCTTTCAGCGGCATGGAGCGAGGAAGTAAGGAAGATAAAGAACTGGTTGGACTACGAATAAAAAGCTCGAAACTTGAAATCCGAAATCCCAAAAAAGGAGTTTGCTATGGATAAAATCAAAGCGGTTCTTAGAATTCAGCCGTGGTTTGAGTCGGACAAAGGGGTTTTATTTGGCATGGGGCGAGTCTTGCTCTTGCAAAAAGTAATTGAATTGGGTTCACTGAATAAAGCAGCTAAAGAGATGGGCATGTCCTATCGGGCAGCGTGGGGCAAAATTAAGGCTTCTGAAGATGCCCTCGGTGCGCCTTTGCTCATTCGCGAAGAAGGAAAAAGGAGTTTTAAGCTTTCACCACTTGGGGAAGAACTAGTCAATAAGTTTATTGCCTGGCAAAAAAGAGTGGAAGAGTTCGCCTTGAAAACTTCCCAGGATGAATTTCCCTGGGATGTTGAACTTTTTGAAAAAAAAGAAATCGGTCAAGAAGATTAATGCAATGGTTCTGGACCAGAGAAAATCTGATCCAGAACCAGCCTTTAATGTCCGATGCGTGGATAAAAATTGAATTTCACTTCCGTGGAATCTTCAATCTTAAATTTCAAAACGGAAATATTATCAGTTTGTTAGCCACCCATTCAGTTTCAAGATGACCTTACCTTTAAGTCTTAAAATCGCCTTATCCTCCTTGCGTAATTATAAACTCAGGGCTGTTTTGGCTATCTTAGGTATTTTTTTAGGCAGCTTAGCTTTTACCGGGGTACAACATATTTCCAAGGCCTTGGTGCGCAAGGCTGAGTTGGAAACAGAAAAATTAGGGCCAAATCTGTTTATGGTCGTAAGCGGAACCTTGCGTTTTCATCGTTCGGGTCGGGCCAGACTATCCAGGGAAGCGCACAACTTTACTCTAACTGACGTCCAGGCTCTGGCTAATGGGCTACCCGGAGTTCTCAGCTATACCCCATTTGTCAGACAGACCATACCTATTAAATTTAAACAAAATAAAGTTACATGTCAGATTGTTGCAGCCTGGCCCAATTACCCGGAGGTGCGCAGTTTTTGGCCAGAAATTGGCAGATTTTTTGATGCGAGAGAACTTGAGCAGCGGGCCAAGGTTTGCGTTCTGGGGGCCAAAATTGCCCAGCGGCTTTTCGGGAGTAAAGAAAAGGCCTTGGGCAACGAAGTTTTTTTCTTTCGCGCTGGCTGTCGTGTCATTGGTGTGATGCAGGAAAAGGGTTCTGATATTACCGGCACGGACCAGGACGAACAGGTCTTTGTCCCTCTGACAACTTATATGCGCAGGTTTGCCAATCAGAATTGGGTTTCCGGTGTTTACTTTAGTTTGAGCAAAGGGACGGATCAGAATGTAATCAAGGATGCCGCCACCACTATTATGCGCCTAAGGCATCGGATAGATGCCGGAGAAAATGATGACTTTAGTGTACTTACTGCTAAAGACACGATTAAACTGCAAAAGCAGGCCCTTAATCTGGTTAAGACTCTGGGGCTTATCAGTTCATCTATTTCTTTTGCCGTAGGTGGAATAGGAGTGCTGTCGATTATGACTCTTTTAGTGCGTATGCGTCATCTGGAGATTGGAATTCGTAGGGCCATGGGTGCGGCGAAAAAAGATATTGTCCATCAGTTTTTGTTCGAGGCTGCCACTTTGTCTAGTATAGGCGGTATGTTAGGCGTAAGTTTAAGTCTTGTCCTTGTTTATCTGGTTACAACCTTGGGTGACTTTCCCTTTGTCTTTGACCCGTTAGTTCTTCTGGGCACCTTGTTGGGCTCAATGTTTTTGGGCATAGCCTCTGGTGCCTATCCGGCCTGGCAGGCCTCAAAGGTAGTGGTAGTCACCGTGTTAAAGAGTGAATAGCCTATTGATTCAACTTTGGAGCTTGTCTTACGGGTTGTAATTTCAACCATATTAATGGACTTGTTTTATTCAATGAGTTCCGAAAGTTGACTTGGCCTGATTGGCTGGCCGACGGCGCAGCCTGATAATACCGGAGATGCAATAACGTGAGCTAAGCGAAATAACAGGGAGTGAAAGCGAGTGTAATAACCTGAATTTATAATAATGGCTTGAACAAAAAGACAATAACTAAAGCTGGGAGCATATTGGTTATTTTGATTTGTTTGATTTCCAGCAGGTTTAAGCCGAGTCCCAGGATGAGTATCCCTCCTACTGCAGTAAGCTGATTAATGAGCACCGGGGTAAATAAACTTTGAAATTGTCCGGCCAGGAGGGTGATGCCTCCCTGATAGATGAGCATGGGAATGACAGAAAACATGACCCCTAGGCCATAGGTTGCGGAGAGTGCAATTGAAGTAAATCCATCTAGGGTGGATTTGGTAAGTAAGAGGGTATGGTCGCCCCGGATACCTTCATCCAGGGCCCCAAGAATGGTTAAGGATCCAATACAGAAAATGAGAAAGGCTGTGATTAAGCCTTGGGTAAAAGTAGAGCTTTGGGACCCCAATTTTTTTTTGAGACGATTGGCCAGGTTGTCCAGGTGTTTCTCCAGATCGATAGCCTCGCCTGTGATTGCTCCAAGAAGAATAGAGAAGATAAGAAGCAGTAAATTTTCCACTTTCAGGGCCATTTGCATACCTATTAGCAAAGTGGTCAGTCCAATGCCCTGAAAAACTCTTTGATGGATCTTTGGGGAGATATGCGATTTAAGACAGAGGCCTATTAAGCTACCCAAAATTACTGCCAAGATATTGATAATGGTTCCCAGGGGCATAGCTAATCTTCCTGATTTTCCAGAGCATTCATGAGACTTATGGTTAGACTTAAAAAGTCGGCTTCGGTAATAATCCCTACGAGTTTTTTTCCATCAACAATAGGCAGGCAGCCATATTTGTGCTTGAGTAAAATAGCAGCTGCATCTTTTAGTTTCATATCCGGGGTAGCTGTTTTGACATCAGTACGCATGATTTCACAGATGGGGATACTGGCATCCAATTCATCCTGGGTTTGACGGTCAATGCCGGCCAGTTTAGAAATGGTGGCCGATAAAATGTCGCGGTGGGTTATGATGCCGATAAAATTGTTTTCATCATCAACAATAGGAATATGCCGGATACGGGCCAGCTTCATGAGGGACCTGGCTGCAGCTAAGGTGTCGAATTTTTTTAGGGAAAAAACATCCTTGGTCATCAGATCGCTGACTAAGAGCATAGTTTCCTCCTTATCTAAAGGTTTTGAACGTAACTGTTTCAAGTAATTCAGTTATTCCGCTATTCCTCTATGGCAGAATAAAAAGAAATCACGTGCTTAATCGTTGATGTCTTTTATTTGTCAATTTGCTGTACTAACGAAACATTTTGTATTTTTGTTCACATGTTGGTCAATCTAAAGTTAATATTTTTTATATTAATGGCTTAAAAAATAAAAAACCTCAAGTAAAGAACTCATGGACGGCAAAAAAAATTATGACGTGGTTATTGTCGGAGCCGGGCCAGCCGGAGCCACGGCTGGAATAGTTTTGGCGAGGGAGGGGATGCGGGTTCTGGTTCTGGACCGGGAGACTTTTCCCCGAGATAAATTATGCGCAGGGCTTATCACCTTTAAAACCCAAGAACTTGTTTCTGGTTTGATTAACCAAAACATAACCCAATTACAGGCGAATGGAGTTATTCACTATCAAAGCCAGGCATATGGCCTGGGAAATAAAAAAGGGCTTTTTTATCAGGGTAGAATGGAGCACCCTTTTTACTTTGTAAAGCGCAGCGCTTATGATTACTTTCTGTTTAAAAAACTAAAACAATCCGGAGCCGCAGTCCTGACCGGGAAAAAGGTTTTAACTATAGATTTTAATCGGTCACAGGTTATTACTGCTTGTGGTCAAACTTTTCAGGCCCGATTTATTGTTGGTGCCGATGGAGCCATGAGCCGGGTTCGAAATGCATTGTCCGGGCTAAATATTGTA
The Desulfovulcanus ferrireducens genome window above contains:
- a CDS encoding DEAD/DEAH box helicase — protein: MNLTKAISSYLAKIKNDPSLALDVVWHEVFESKEAEYGQPSKPWSEPVQKILAARKIPGLFSHQAQAIDLIRDKKNVVVATPTASGKSLIYNLPVLETVFTRPDSRALYLFPLKALAQDQKKSLQELLSSAGQEFVPEICIYDGDTKPWQRAKIRQRPPQILITNPDMLHLSILPYHHLWRDFFQNLSFVVVDEVHTYRGVMGSHMAWVFRRLLRVCRYYGQEPQFVFCSATIKNPQELSRNLTDLDVACIEKSGAPSGKKHFLMARSLFGAAQTGLKLLELALKMGLRTIVYTQSRKMAELLAIWMQDKGKAFKDKVCAYRAGFLPEERRNIEARLSRGDLLAVVSTSALELGIDIGHLDLCLMVGYPGSIMATWQRMGRVGRSGQEAAAIFIGHEDALDQYFLHHPKEFLGLEPEKAVINPYNPVIMGRHLVCAAADLPVKADEEMLQNKEAQKEIDCLLASGKLIASADRSEFYAPGKYPHRHVDIRGSGQIFNLFAGQERKYIGHIDEYRAYHETHPGAIYLHMGETYLVQNLDPDTRSVQLKAMKAPYFTRVRTEKSTEILKVFRAKTVGRVQIFHGKLRVTEKIVGYEKRLTYGQRFLGVAPLNLPPLIFETEGMWLAIPKDIQDKIEQKFLHFMGGIHALEHILIAIMPLLILTDRNDLGGISIPMHAQVQGPAVFIYDGIPGGLGLTAQAFVQARELLERADGVIGACDCENGCPKCVHSPKCGSGNRPLDKEAAGLILDMILEEKDREEIIAIAMPEIKKDSPVKVRQEAPAKNKVDSGQSYVPPGREELVLSESQSEKTIFYSYVKENQRFAVLDIETRRSAQEVGGWGNAHKMGISCVVVYDGQKDSFLTFMQEEVPDLISYLTGVDLVVGFNILKFDYNVLKGHSDFDLHSLPTLDILNRVHTRLGYRLSLDHLAKYTLGVSKSANGLLALRWWKEGKIDKIIDYCRQDVAITRDLYLFGRDNGYLLFRNKAKKIVRVPVDW
- a CDS encoding winged helix-turn-helix domain-containing protein, with translation MDKIKAVLRIQPWFESDKGVLFGMGRVLLLQKVIELGSLNKAAKEMGMSYRAAWGKIKASEDALGAPLLIREEGKRSFKLSPLGEELVNKFIAWQKRVEEFALKTSQDEFPWDVELFEKKEIGQED
- a CDS encoding ABC transporter permease, producing MTLPLSLKIALSSLRNYKLRAVLAILGIFLGSLAFTGVQHISKALVRKAELETEKLGPNLFMVVSGTLRFHRSGRARLSREAHNFTLTDVQALANGLPGVLSYTPFVRQTIPIKFKQNKVTCQIVAAWPNYPEVRSFWPEIGRFFDARELEQRAKVCVLGAKIAQRLFGSKEKALGNEVFFFRAGCRVIGVMQEKGSDITGTDQDEQVFVPLTTYMRRFANQNWVSGVYFSLSKGTDQNVIKDAATTIMRLRHRIDAGENDDFSVLTAKDTIKLQKQALNLVKTLGLISSSISFAVGGIGVLSIMTLLVRMRHLEIGIRRAMGAAKKDIVHQFLFEAATLSSIGGMLGVSLSLVLVYLVTTLGDFPFVFDPLVLLGTLLGSMFLGIASGAYPAWQASKVVVVTVLKSE
- a CDS encoding DUF554 domain-containing protein; this encodes MPLGTIINILAVILGSLIGLCLKSHISPKIHQRVFQGIGLTTLLIGMQMALKVENLLLLIFSILLGAITGEAIDLEKHLDNLANRLKKKLGSQSSTFTQGLITAFLIFCIGSLTILGALDEGIRGDHTLLLTKSTLDGFTSIALSATYGLGVMFSVIPMLIYQGGITLLAGQFQSLFTPVLINQLTAVGGILILGLGLNLLEIKQIKITNMLPALVIVFLFKPLL
- a CDS encoding CBS domain-containing protein, with the protein product MLLVSDLMTKDVFSLKKFDTLAAARSLMKLARIRHIPIVDDENNFIGIITHRDILSATISKLAGIDRQTQDELDASIPICEIMRTDVKTATPDMKLKDAAAILLKHKYGCLPIVDGKKLVGIITEADFLSLTISLMNALENQED